A region of Nostoc sp. 'Peltigera membranacea cyanobiont' N6 DNA encodes the following proteins:
- a CDS encoding bifunctional serine/threonine-protein kinase/formylglycine-generating enzyme family protein, protein MQICQNPNCSNPFNSDSNRFCVSCGQSNFGKLLRSRYRVLRLLGEGGFSRTYATEDVDRLNAPCVIKQFFPQFQGTGQRTKAAEFFKEEAFRLYELGENHTQIPRLLAYFEQGTSLYLVQEFIQGKTLLQEVQQQIYGEKHIWELLADLLPVLEFIHAHNVIHRDIKPENIIRRASDEKPVLIDFGGAKQVTQTSLGRQATVIYTLGYAPTEQMAGFACHGSDLYALGVTCVRLLTRCLPLQDASGQVNDPIYDAMNAKWMWRERLEEKSITISDDLGRILDKLLKNLASERYQTAVEVINDLKFTTSNIEPVALKITSISQPMLPPLPQKVIVPLPPLETFEFDVVTVDTGGREVNRMSGNANFFAEELGKSVTLEMVSIPGGTYMMGSPECEGDADERPRHKVTVEPFFMGKFPVTQAQWRVVAALPKVKQALNPHPSKFKGLDRPVENVSWYEAVEFCLRLSEKTGRDYRLPSEAEWEYACRAGTTTSFHFGETITSELVSCTIEPKTKFRKETTNVGSFEVANAFGLYDMHGLVWEWCADSWHNNYSDAPSDGTAWEVGGDINRRVLRGGSWSFNAELCRSASRSWNESDGGLRVCGFRVVFSVEEII, encoded by the coding sequence ATGCAAATCTGCCAAAATCCCAATTGCTCAAACCCATTCAACTCTGATAGCAATAGATTTTGTGTGAGTTGCGGACAAAGCAACTTTGGCAAACTTCTAAGAAGCCGTTACCGTGTATTAAGACTATTAGGTGAAGGTGGATTTAGTAGAACCTATGCTACAGAAGATGTAGATAGACTAAACGCGCCTTGCGTCATCAAGCAATTTTTCCCACAATTTCAGGGAACCGGACAACGCACCAAAGCCGCAGAATTTTTTAAAGAAGAGGCTTTTCGGTTGTATGAACTAGGAGAGAATCATACCCAAATTCCTAGATTACTAGCTTATTTTGAACAAGGTACTAGTTTGTATCTTGTTCAAGAATTTATTCAAGGAAAAACCCTCTTACAAGAAGTTCAGCAGCAAATTTATGGTGAAAAACACATTTGGGAACTGTTAGCTGATTTATTACCAGTTCTAGAATTCATTCATGCCCATAACGTCATTCATCGGGATATCAAACCAGAAAATATTATCCGTCGTGCTAGTGATGAAAAACCCGTATTAATTGACTTTGGTGGTGCTAAACAGGTAACACAAACCAGTTTAGGAAGACAAGCAACAGTAATTTATACGCTTGGTTATGCCCCAACTGAACAAATGGCTGGATTTGCTTGTCACGGTAGTGATTTGTATGCTTTGGGTGTAACTTGCGTGCGTCTTTTAACTCGATGTTTGCCTTTGCAGGATGCTTCTGGACAGGTTAATGACCCTATTTATGATGCCATGAATGCTAAATGGATGTGGCGCGAGCGGTTAGAAGAAAAAAGTATTACTATCAGCGACGACTTAGGAAGAATTTTAGATAAATTACTAAAAAATCTAGCAAGTGAAAGATATCAAACAGCAGTAGAAGTTATCAACGATTTGAAGTTTACAACATCGAATATTGAACCTGTTGCCCTGAAAATTACTTCAATATCTCAACCCATGTTACCGCCGCTACCACAAAAAGTAATAGTCCCATTACCTCCCTTAGAAACCTTTGAATTTGATGTGGTGACAGTAGACACAGGTGGAAGAGAAGTAAACCGCATGAGTGGTAATGCAAATTTCTTTGCGGAAGAATTGGGTAAATCTGTCACATTAGAAATGGTATCGATTCCTGGCGGTACTTACATGATGGGTTCACCAGAGTGTGAAGGAGATGCTGACGAACGTCCTCGACATAAAGTTACTGTCGAACCATTTTTTATGGGGAAATTTCCTGTAACTCAAGCCCAGTGGAGAGTAGTAGCAGCTTTACCCAAAGTCAAACAAGCTTTAAATCCCCATCCATCGAAATTTAAAGGTTTAGATAGACCTGTGGAAAATGTATCTTGGTATGAGGCTGTAGAATTTTGTCTCAGACTATCAGAAAAAACTGGACGCGACTATCGTTTACCGAGTGAAGCGGAATGGGAATATGCTTGTCGGGCTGGAACTACAACATCTTTCCACTTTGGCGAAACCATAACTTCTGAGTTAGTTAGTTGCACTATCGAACCAAAAACCAAATTCCGTAAAGAAACAACAAACGTCGGCAGTTTTGAAGTTGCCAACGCTTTTGGATTGTACGATATGCACGGGCTAGTTTGGGAATGGTGCGCTGATTCGTGGCACAACAATTACAGCGATGCACCCTCAGATGGAACAGCCTGGGAAGTTGGCGGTGATATTAATCGCCGAGTGCTACGTGGTGGTTCTTGGAGTTTCAACGCCGAACTGTGTCGCAGCGCCAGCCGTAGCTGGAATGAGTCAGACGGTGGGTTAAGGGTTTGTGGCTTTAGAGTAGTATTTTCTGTAGAGGAGATTATTTAA
- a CDS encoding bluetail domain-containing putative surface protein, which translates to MTSFSRDTNGDGISDGGETYTYGRASARYDFNNDGVIDAVGIYIYDFSGKLASQKIDNNYDGIFDEVTAYSYDGNDKLTAQVTDNNYDGIADEITTYNYDANGKLTDADIDNNSDGISDAVATYLYDTNAQPSSKTTIEGNVPSITLNGGNGTDRVTGGAGNDRLSGQNGNDKLFGLAGNDKLLGGNGNDILNGGAGRDTLIGNRGADKFVFNSLSDSLLSTFDKITDLNICEDKIDGLYEVSAANLVQLGTVASLNLSDVQQILTVTAFVAKSAATFTLGTGNHQQTFLALNDNTNGFSALTDAVIEISGYKGKLVSLAIV; encoded by the coding sequence TTGACATCTTTTAGCCGTGACACTAACGGCGACGGCATATCTGATGGTGGCGAAACCTATACTTATGGACGTGCATCCGCCAGATATGACTTTAACAATGATGGTGTAATTGATGCAGTTGGCATCTACATCTACGATTTTAGCGGCAAGCTAGCATCACAAAAAATTGACAATAATTATGATGGCATCTTTGATGAAGTCACCGCTTACAGTTACGACGGTAACGACAAACTCACTGCACAGGTAACTGACAATAATTATGATGGCATCGCTGACGAGATTACGACTTACAACTACGATGCCAATGGCAAACTGACTGACGCAGATATTGACAACAACAGTGATGGCATTAGTGATGCAGTCGCCACTTATCTGTATGATACCAACGCTCAACCAAGCAGCAAAACCACCATAGAGGGAAATGTACCAAGCATTACTTTAAATGGGGGTAACGGTACAGATCGAGTTACTGGTGGGGCTGGTAACGATCGACTTTCCGGTCAAAACGGCAATGATAAACTGTTTGGATTAGCTGGAAATGATAAACTACTTGGTGGCAATGGTAATGACATCCTCAATGGTGGCGCTGGGCGTGATACCCTCATAGGCAATCGTGGCGCTGATAAGTTTGTGTTTAACAGCCTGAGTGATTCGCTGCTGTCTACCTTTGATAAAATTACTGACTTGAACATTTGTGAAGATAAAATTGATGGGCTGTATGAAGTTAGCGCTGCTAATCTAGTTCAACTTGGCACTGTTGCGAGTCTAAATCTCTCAGATGTACAACAGATATTGACTGTAACTGCTTTTGTAGCTAAAAGTGCGGCAACTTTTACCCTTGGTACAGGCAATCATCAGCAGACTTTTCTGGCACTCAACGATAACACTAATGGATTCTCTGCCCTCACGGATGCTGTCATCGAGATTAGTGGCTACAAAGGCAAGTTAGTTTCTTTAGCCATTGTCTAA
- a CDS encoding ABC transporter permease — MYLPILVLGFYSFNQSPYSATWQGFTLDWYRKLFSDDRILSALQNSMIVAGCAVGVSAVLGTLMAVGLARHQFPGKKLYRGIAYLPLIIPDIAIAVATLVCLAAFAIPLSLWTIVAAHIVFCLAYVGLVVASRLTNLDPHLEEAALDLGATPIQAFMQVLLPQLMPGILAGCLLAFVLSLDDFLISSFTAGSGSNTLPMEIFSRIRTGVKPDINALSVMLISVSAIVALIAELIRASGENKSFK, encoded by the coding sequence ATGTACCTGCCTATATTGGTACTTGGCTTTTATAGCTTCAATCAGTCGCCTTACAGTGCAACTTGGCAAGGATTCACTCTCGATTGGTATCGCAAGTTGTTCAGCGACGATCGCATTTTATCGGCTTTGCAAAACAGTATGATCGTTGCTGGGTGTGCTGTTGGGGTTTCAGCAGTGCTGGGAACCTTGATGGCGGTTGGGTTGGCGCGTCACCAATTTCCTGGGAAAAAATTGTATCGGGGTATTGCTTACTTACCATTGATTATTCCCGATATTGCGATCGCAGTGGCTACCCTAGTTTGTTTAGCCGCCTTTGCCATACCCCTGAGTTTGTGGACAATAGTTGCAGCGCATATCGTCTTTTGTCTGGCTTACGTCGGGCTTGTGGTTGCTTCCAGACTTACCAATTTAGACCCCCACTTAGAAGAAGCAGCACTAGATTTAGGCGCTACACCAATCCAAGCTTTCATGCAAGTATTGTTACCTCAATTGATGCCTGGTATTTTGGCTGGTTGTCTTCTAGCATTTGTCCTCAGCTTAGACGATTTTTTGATTTCCAGCTTTACTGCTGGTAGCGGTTCTAACACCCTACCGATGGAGATTTTTAGCCGGATTAGAACAGGAGTCAAGCCTGATATTAACGCTTTGAGTGTGATGTTAATTTCAGTATCTGCGATCGTTGCTCTGATAGCTGAATTAATTCGCGCTTCTGGAGAGAATAAAAGTTTCAAATAA
- a CDS encoding glycosyltransferase family 4 protein, whose translation MRIAQLAPLWERVPPPAYGGIELVVGLLTDELVRRGHEVTLFASGDSISLAKLVSVHPHALRLDRTIKDYGIYEMLNLASVYERAQEFDIIHSHIGHGALAYANLVKTPTVHTLHGIFTPDNEKMFSFGKKQPYVSISDSQREPRLGLNYLSTVYNGIDVSSYNFHAQPEDPPYLAFLGRMSPEKGAHLAIEIAKLAGWRLKMAGKVDVVDVEYFEKEIKPHIDGEQIQYLGEANHVQKNALMGGAVATLFPITWREPFGLVMVESMASGTPVIAMNLGSTEEIISHGKTGFLCNNIQECISAIDRVVELDRYSCREYVENSFSVKQMTDGYEAVYQKIIAERFSQNGHSRSLIGLGSDRI comes from the coding sequence ATGAGAATTGCTCAATTAGCTCCATTATGGGAAAGAGTTCCACCTCCAGCTTATGGTGGCATAGAGTTGGTAGTAGGGTTACTGACTGATGAGTTAGTTCGACGCGGACATGAAGTAACTTTATTTGCATCGGGAGATTCTATCAGTCTGGCAAAACTAGTGTCAGTTCATCCCCATGCCCTCAGACTCGATCGCACTATCAAAGATTACGGCATTTACGAAATGCTGAATCTAGCTTCGGTGTACGAACGCGCACAAGAGTTTGATATTATTCACTCTCATATCGGGCATGGGGCACTGGCTTACGCAAATCTCGTTAAAACCCCTACGGTTCACACGTTGCACGGTATTTTTACCCCTGACAACGAAAAGATGTTTAGTTTTGGGAAAAAACAACCCTACGTCAGTATTTCTGATTCACAACGAGAACCAAGGTTAGGGTTGAACTATCTATCAACGGTCTATAACGGAATTGATGTCAGCAGTTATAATTTTCACGCCCAACCAGAAGATCCCCCCTATTTAGCGTTTTTGGGTCGGATGTCTCCCGAAAAGGGAGCGCATTTAGCAATAGAAATTGCAAAACTTGCTGGTTGGCGTTTAAAAATGGCAGGTAAGGTAGATGTCGTTGATGTGGAATACTTTGAGAAGGAAATCAAACCGCACATTGACGGCGAGCAAATTCAGTATTTGGGTGAAGCCAACCATGTTCAAAAAAATGCTCTCATGGGAGGTGCAGTAGCAACCCTGTTCCCCATTACTTGGCGGGAACCCTTTGGATTAGTGATGGTTGAGTCAATGGCTTCGGGTACGCCAGTGATTGCGATGAACTTGGGATCTACTGAGGAGATAATTTCCCACGGTAAGACGGGTTTCCTCTGCAATAATATTCAAGAGTGCATTAGTGCGATCGATCGCGTAGTAGAGTTAGACCGCTATAGTTGCCGCGAGTATGTCGAAAATAGTTTCAGCGTTAAGCAAATGACTGATGGCTATGAGGCAGTTTATCAAAAAATAATCGCAGAACGATTTTCTCAGAATGGGCATTCACGCAGTTTGATTGGTCTAGGTAGCGATCGCATTTAA
- a CDS encoding DUF655 domain-containing protein — MQLISRQRYFLYIFLLIFSLAGCQRVQSYNQRPTPLPQDPLVQVYFNHSESSEYKEPYRLQTRLGDDLEKQIVNAITQAKSTVDVAVQELRLPKVAQALVDRQKAGVKVRIILENTYSRPWSNLTSAEVSKLDKREQERYNEFRQFIDINQDNQLSPAEINQRDALIILQNAKIPWIDDRADGSAGSSLMHHKFVIVDNRIVIITSANFTLSDTYGDFTNPNTLGNANNLLQIDSLELASLFTEEFNILWGDGPGGKPDSRFGLEKPMRSPKQITLGNTQITVQFSPTSPTQSWSNSSNGLIGKTLNSATKSVDMALFVLSDQRLANILENRHQQSVQIRALIEPQFAYRPYSEALDMMGVALSNKCKYEIDNHPWQNPITTVGVPLLPKGDLLHHKFGVIDSQTVITGSHNWSDAANNGNDETLVVIQNPIVAAHYVREFARLYGKVKPGLPPGIQEKIKSEQTRCPQIKSSSSSELQAIKQININTASLAELETLPGVGNKLAQRIILSRQQQKFTSLQDLERVPGVKAKTLEKWRDRLTW, encoded by the coding sequence GTGCAACTTATCTCTAGACAAAGATATTTTTTATATATCTTTTTACTGATATTCTCCCTCGCTGGTTGTCAACGAGTTCAGTCTTATAATCAGCGTCCTACACCGTTACCACAAGATCCGTTAGTTCAAGTTTACTTTAACCATTCTGAGTCTTCAGAATACAAGGAACCTTACCGTTTGCAAACTCGCCTTGGGGATGATTTAGAAAAACAAATTGTTAATGCTATTACGCAGGCTAAATCTACAGTAGATGTGGCTGTGCAAGAATTACGTTTACCCAAAGTTGCTCAAGCACTGGTTGATAGACAAAAAGCTGGGGTAAAAGTCAGGATAATTTTAGAAAATACCTATAGCCGACCTTGGAGTAATTTAACATCTGCTGAGGTAAGTAAGTTAGATAAAAGGGAGCAGGAACGCTATAACGAATTTCGCCAATTTATCGATATCAACCAAGACAATCAACTCAGTCCAGCAGAAATTAATCAAAGAGATGCTTTGATAATTTTGCAGAATGCTAAAATTCCCTGGATAGACGATCGAGCAGATGGTTCAGCAGGTAGCAGCTTAATGCATCACAAATTTGTGATTGTGGATAATCGCATTGTAATTATCACTTCGGCCAATTTTACTTTAAGTGATACTTATGGTGATTTTACAAATCCCAATACTTTAGGCAATGCTAATAACTTATTGCAGATTGACAGCCTAGAATTAGCGTCTTTATTTACAGAAGAGTTTAACATTTTATGGGGAGATGGGCCAGGAGGTAAACCTGATAGTAGATTTGGTTTGGAAAAACCGATGCGATCGCCTAAACAAATCACTTTAGGTAACACCCAAATTACTGTACAATTTTCACCTACTTCTCCAACTCAATCTTGGAGTAACAGTAGTAATGGTTTAATTGGTAAAACTTTAAATTCAGCAACCAAATCTGTTGATATGGCGTTATTTGTCCTTTCCGATCAGCGTCTTGCCAATATTTTAGAAAATCGCCATCAACAAAGCGTGCAGATTCGCGCTTTAATTGAACCACAATTTGCCTATCGTCCCTACAGTGAAGCCTTAGATATGATGGGAGTTGCTCTCAGTAATAAATGTAAATATGAAATTGACAATCATCCTTGGCAAAATCCAATTACCACTGTAGGCGTACCTCTGTTACCCAAAGGCGATTTATTACATCACAAATTTGGTGTGATTGATAGCCAAACAGTAATTACAGGTTCTCATAATTGGTCAGATGCTGCCAATAATGGTAACGATGAGACACTTGTAGTAATTCAAAATCCTATAGTTGCTGCCCATTATGTGCGAGAATTTGCTCGTCTTTATGGCAAAGTTAAACCCGGCTTACCACCAGGAATTCAAGAAAAAATTAAATCAGAACAAACACGCTGTCCACAGATAAAAAGTTCTTCATCAAGTGAACTACAAGCAATTAAACAAATAAATATTAACACTGCAAGTTTGGCAGAATTAGAAACTCTCCCTGGCGTGGGTAATAAGTTAGCACAACGGATAATTCTTAGCCGCCAACAGCAAAAATTTACATCTTTACAAGACTTAGAAAGAGTTCCAGGGGTTAAAGCGAAGACCTTGGAAAAATGGCGCGATCGCTTAACCTGGTAA
- a CDS encoding cysteine desulfurase family protein: protein MQIYLDYSATTPTRKEAIAVMQTVLTQQWGNPSSLHEWGQRAATVVEQARVQVAGLINAVTPESIVFTSGGTEADNLAIMGVARLYAVPQHLIISSVEHSAISETVRLLEMWGWEVTRLSVDVKGRVNPLDLKAALRHNTVLVSIIYGQSEVGTVQPIAELGKIVRSHGALFHTDAVQAAGRLPIDVQQLPVDLLSLSSHKIYGPQGAGALYVRPGVDLMPLLGGGGQEMGLRSGTQAVPVIAGFGVAAELAAQELATETPRLIELRDRAFAQLAEIPGLIATGHPHHRLPHHVSMCLENADGKKLSGKTLVRQLNLAGIGISAGAACHSGKLSPSPILLAMGYSEKAALGGIRITLGRDTTEADIDWTVMVLKQVLQRLTPDLSFVKR from the coding sequence ATGCAAATTTATCTAGATTACAGCGCCACTACTCCGACTCGAAAAGAAGCGATCGCAGTTATGCAAACAGTCCTCACTCAACAGTGGGGCAATCCTTCCAGCTTACATGAGTGGGGACAACGGGCGGCAACGGTTGTGGAACAAGCCAGAGTTCAAGTTGCTGGTTTAATTAACGCTGTTACCCCTGAATCGATCGTTTTTACCTCTGGTGGCACTGAAGCAGATAATTTGGCGATTATGGGTGTGGCTCGGTTGTATGCTGTACCTCAACATCTAATTATTTCCAGCGTTGAGCATTCCGCAATTTCTGAGACAGTACGGTTGCTAGAAATGTGGGGTTGGGAAGTTACGCGCTTGTCTGTAGATGTTAAAGGTAGAGTCAATCCCCTAGATTTAAAGGCGGCGTTGCGACATAACACAGTTTTAGTTTCGATAATTTACGGTCAAAGTGAAGTTGGTACTGTACAACCGATCGCAGAACTGGGTAAAATTGTGCGATCGCACGGCGCTTTGTTCCATACAGATGCGGTGCAAGCTGCGGGGCGTTTACCCATAGATGTGCAACAACTCCCAGTAGACTTACTTAGCCTTTCCAGTCATAAAATATATGGGCCCCAAGGTGCGGGGGCGTTGTATGTGCGTCCTGGCGTGGATTTGATGCCCTTACTGGGTGGTGGTGGACAAGAAATGGGGCTGCGTTCTGGTACGCAAGCAGTACCCGTAATTGCTGGATTTGGTGTAGCAGCAGAATTAGCAGCGCAAGAATTAGCGACAGAAACACCACGCTTAATTGAGTTACGCGATCGCGCCTTTGCCCAATTAGCTGAGATTCCGGGTTTAATTGCTACAGGGCATCCGCATCACCGCTTACCTCACCATGTGAGTATGTGCTTAGAAAACGCCGATGGTAAAAAATTGAGCGGTAAAACCTTGGTACGACAACTAAACCTTGCAGGCATCGGCATCAGTGCTGGTGCTGCTTGTCATAGTGGTAAACTTAGCCCAAGCCCGATATTGTTAGCAATGGGCTATTCCGAAAAAGCGGCTTTGGGGGGAATTCGCATCACATTGGGGCGTGATACCACTGAAGCTGATATAGATTGGACAGTAATGGTGTTGAAGCAAGTTTTGCAAAGGCTGACACCGGATCTATCTTTCGTTAAGCGTTAA
- a CDS encoding DUF262 domain-containing protein produces MELHAYTKTISDLFSVKKKYIVPRFQREYSWTKEEVSELWDDIISNVSINDDHNFIHEEYFIGSLVLVGDDQSLSLQIVDGQQRLTTLTILLSALCQRFKDIGRDLLAKGIYDNYISGKNDEGEEYFKLENESPKPFFQTAIQYIDKEKNMPSSEEEKTLLSAYNDIYTYTSRESLKEKFKFNELDDELYEKILKVVREQVVNYLKIIYITVAEENEAYTIFEILNARGKNLSFVDLIKNKVFKELDKKHPDDFAKTKWKELKKIIGSRDGVGNLETFIRHWWIARYAYVSKEKVYKSFEKNWSSNEIEAKNFLDDLVHDARLYVKLASPLVEDFKQMEEKDLYRSLLALKIFNVSQQRPFILSLFKVREKKFISLNEMKDIVSFLEKFHFFFNAVSSMRPSGIEGSYSKASRELFAAQDKNSAKKVIDNLKANLVTRLPDQNTFIEKFSKLRYIKDYTKDKKLIQYIFSYIESIKQTTSEFKPDSITLEHILSQSSGSENYIGSIGNLLPLGEELNGKCANKTLVNKMKIYKDSNFELTQEFAKKDIKDWGEKEIKDRTDSLAQYCYDSVWKIDK; encoded by the coding sequence ATGGAACTTCACGCATACACTAAGACAATCTCTGATCTATTTTCCGTCAAGAAGAAATATATTGTCCCAAGATTTCAAAGAGAATATTCATGGACGAAAGAGGAAGTTTCTGAATTATGGGATGATATTATTTCAAATGTTTCTATTAATGACGATCACAATTTTATCCATGAGGAGTATTTTATTGGCTCACTTGTTCTTGTAGGAGATGATCAATCTCTATCACTGCAAATTGTTGATGGTCAACAACGCCTTACAACACTTACTATATTGTTATCTGCTCTTTGTCAAAGATTTAAAGATATTGGAAGAGACCTTTTAGCTAAAGGAATATATGATAACTATATTTCTGGAAAGAATGATGAAGGTGAAGAATATTTCAAATTAGAGAATGAATCACCTAAGCCATTTTTTCAAACAGCAATTCAGTACATCGATAAAGAAAAAAATATGCCATCTTCAGAAGAAGAAAAAACTCTTTTGTCTGCATATAATGATATATATACATATACATCTAGAGAAAGTTTAAAAGAGAAATTTAAGTTCAATGAGTTGGATGATGAATTATACGAAAAAATTCTTAAAGTTGTTAGAGAACAAGTCGTTAATTATTTAAAGATAATATATATTACTGTAGCTGAAGAAAATGAAGCTTATACAATATTTGAAATTTTAAATGCGCGAGGAAAGAATTTAAGTTTTGTTGATTTAATAAAAAATAAAGTTTTTAAGGAACTTGATAAAAAACATCCCGATGATTTTGCAAAAACAAAGTGGAAAGAGTTGAAAAAAATAATAGGCTCCAGAGATGGTGTAGGGAATTTAGAGACATTTATTAGGCACTGGTGGATAGCTAGATACGCTTATGTCAGTAAAGAAAAAGTTTATAAATCTTTTGAAAAAAACTGGAGTAGTAATGAAATAGAAGCTAAAAATTTTTTAGATGATCTTGTGCATGATGCAAGATTATATGTTAAGCTAGCATCCCCCCTAGTTGAAGATTTCAAACAGATGGAAGAAAAAGATTTATATCGGTCTTTGCTTGCTTTGAAAATATTCAATGTTAGCCAACAGAGACCTTTTATTTTAAGTCTTTTCAAGGTTCGAGAAAAGAAGTTTATAAGCTTAAATGAAATGAAAGATATTGTTTCTTTTCTTGAAAAGTTTCATTTCTTTTTCAATGCTGTTTCCTCTATGAGACCATCGGGTATTGAGGGAAGTTATTCTAAAGCATCCAGAGAATTATTTGCTGCACAAGACAAAAATTCAGCGAAAAAAGTTATAGATAATTTAAAGGCTAATTTAGTAACCAGATTACCAGATCAGAATACTTTTATAGAAAAATTTTCTAAGCTAAGATATATCAAAGATTATACTAAAGACAAAAAACTTATTCAATATATTTTTAGTTATATTGAATCTATCAAGCAGACAACTAGCGAATTCAAACCTGATAGTATCACTCTAGAACATATACTTTCTCAATCATCTGGTTCAGAAAATTATATAGGTAGTATAGGAAATTTATTACCGTTGGGTGAGGAATTAAATGGAAAATGTGCTAATAAGACACTAGTTAATAAAATGAAAATATATAAGGATTCAAATTTTGAACTTACACAAGAATTTGCGAAAAAAGATATTAAAGATTGGGGTGAAAAAGAAATTAAAGATAGAACAGATTCTTTAGCTCAATATTGCTATGATTCTGTCTGGAAAATAGATAAATAA
- a CDS encoding DNA methyltransferase, protein MSLSNLEPSSLKTLKRKATSTVGRGKVVNLNTNLNFSAWNDESVALYLGDSLEHYNNWEQPTVIVSDGAYGVLGFEGDTSDHIDLPNWYEPHIEAWSKAAIPCTTLWFWNSEIGWAVVHPVLEKHGWRYVNCNIWNKGKGHIAGNVNTEKIRRFPVVTEVCVQYVREVKVNELTLKVWLLEEWKRSGLRLRRANDACGVANAATRKYFDQGHLWYFPPPEMFERLVNYANEHGILEGRPYFSLDGNQSLTGQEWSKMRSKFRCPHGFTNVWDRQALRGDERVKIPSGKALHLNQKPLDLMSVIVEASSDENDVIWEPFGGLFSASLAASKLRRKAYSCEIDPDYFYYGVQRFNQEVHQYSLL, encoded by the coding sequence ATGAGTCTATCTAACCTAGAACCGAGTTCTCTCAAGACTTTAAAACGCAAGGCTACCAGCACAGTTGGTCGTGGAAAAGTAGTCAACCTCAACACCAACTTAAATTTTTCTGCGTGGAATGATGAAAGCGTTGCTCTATATCTGGGTGATAGTCTCGAACATTACAACAATTGGGAGCAGCCTACAGTCATTGTTTCAGATGGAGCTTACGGTGTTCTTGGTTTTGAAGGAGACACTTCAGATCATATTGATTTACCTAATTGGTATGAACCTCATATTGAAGCATGGTCAAAAGCAGCCATACCTTGCACAACACTCTGGTTTTGGAATTCAGAAATTGGCTGGGCTGTTGTGCATCCAGTTTTAGAAAAGCACGGTTGGCGTTATGTTAATTGTAATATTTGGAACAAAGGAAAAGGTCATATAGCAGGGAATGTTAATACAGAAAAAATTCGTAGATTTCCAGTAGTTACAGAAGTGTGTGTTCAATATGTAAGAGAAGTTAAAGTCAATGAACTGACGTTGAAAGTATGGTTGCTTGAAGAGTGGAAACGTTCTGGATTACGACTACGACGGGCAAACGATGCTTGTGGTGTAGCTAATGCTGCAACTAGGAAGTATTTCGATCAAGGACACTTATGGTATTTCCCTCCTCCAGAGATGTTTGAGAGGTTAGTGAACTATGCAAATGAGCATGGTATTTTAGAAGGAAGACCTTATTTTTCTTTGGATGGAAACCAATCTTTAACAGGGCAAGAATGGAGTAAGATGCGCTCTAAGTTCAGATGTCCTCATGGTTTTACAAATGTTTGGGATCGGCAAGCTCTACGGGGTGATGAGAGAGTTAAGATTCCTTCTGGAAAAGCATTACACCTGAATCAGAAGCCCCTCGACTTGATGAGCGTTATTGTTGAAGCGTCAAGTGATGAAAACGATGTTATCTGGGAACCTTTCGGAGGACTATTCAGTGCATCTCTAGCAGCAAGTAAACTGAGACGAAAAGCTTACTCTTGCGAAATTGATCCAGATTATTTTTATTATGGAGTGCAGAGATTTAATCAAGAAGTTCATCAATACTCTCTTCTCTAA
- a CDS encoding helix-turn-helix domain-containing protein: MKFVFSQNYEIFRRCMIAARKEAKLTQQTLANSLKKPQSFVAKYENGERRLDVIEFLLVTRVIGVDPCDILRKVEQGISEASCEEEI; this comes from the coding sequence ATGAAATTCGTTTTCAGCCAGAACTATGAAATATTCCGTCGCTGTATGATTGCGGCTCGTAAGGAAGCAAAACTAACTCAACAGACGCTTGCTAATTCCTTGAAAAAGCCACAATCTTTTGTAGCCAAATATGAAAACGGTGAACGGCGGTTAGATGTAATTGAGTTTCTGTTAGTTACTCGCGTCATTGGTGTAGATCCTTGCGATATTCTCAGAAAAGTTGAACAAGGAATATCTGAAGCATCTTGTGAGGAAGAGATATGA